A single region of the Raphanus sativus cultivar WK10039 chromosome 1, ASM80110v3, whole genome shotgun sequence genome encodes:
- the LOC108847839 gene encoding uncharacterized protein LOC108847839 — translation MNPRVEHCNATELICEKSEEKEADRLFPETALGVEERTEQSARSEVTVPEEPAKTPPALVYIPKVPYPIPPRHLMDPISAEQLAGFRKMIRPLLMFFKNSRETQEEIKALFTEALTPSLKVLPKVDDPGKFAFPCSIAEVEFKEDLCDSGSCVNLVSRAIVDKLGIADVEPSHVVEMRKDHEMPLILGRIFMATMGAIIDMPKKRVSFSNINKKVSTRLFPPDCTRCTHLPS, via the exons ATGAATCCTAGGGTTGAGCACTGCAATGCGACAGAGCTGATATGTgagaaatctgaggaaaaaGAAGCGGATCGATTGTTCCCTGAGACTGCTTTAGGCGTAGAAGAGAGAACAGAGCAGTCTGCTCGCTCTGAAGTGACTGTTCCTGAAGAACCTGCTAAGACTCCACCAGCTCTAGTCTATattcctaaggttccctatcctaTTCCACCTCGACATCTGATGGATCCCATTAGTGCAGAGCAGCTGGCTGGGTTTAGGAAGATG ATTCGGCCATTGCTTATGTTCTTCAAGAACAGTAGAGAAACCCAAGAGGAAATTAAAGCACTCTTCACCGAAGCATTGACACCATCACTGAAGGtgttgcctaaggttgatgaccctggaaaatttgcttttccatgttccaTTGCTGAAGTGGAATTTAAGGAAGATCTTTGTGACTCtggatcttgtgtgaatcttgtctcaaGGGCGATTGTAGACAAGTTGGGCATTGCTGATGTTGAGCCTTCTCAC gttgttgagatgagaaaggatcatgagatgccttTGATCCTGGGAAGAATATTTATGGCTACAATGGGAGCAATCATCGATATGCCTAAGaagagagtctccttctccAACATCAACAAGAAGGTTTCTACAAggctgttcccaccagattGCACACGCTGCACGCATCTTCCATCATAG